Proteins from a genomic interval of Leifsonia shinshuensis:
- a CDS encoding SRPBCC family protein yields the protein MRSFTDTIEIDAPAHDVYATLRAVDAYPGWLTHSMVYRGTRVPPGQAAPPPDGPPTYVDATMIGRMRGELVDDVPDRELRFHQAKPSGRVDALIVYDVEDSGGVTRVTRVGQLTTHGMYRAVEPVFVMVAARESRRTMKALKAHVEAPG from the coding sequence ATGAGGAGCTTCACCGACACGATCGAGATCGACGCGCCGGCGCACGACGTCTACGCGACGCTCCGCGCAGTCGACGCCTACCCGGGCTGGCTGACGCACTCGATGGTCTACCGCGGGACGCGCGTCCCGCCGGGGCAGGCCGCCCCGCCGCCGGACGGCCCTCCGACCTACGTGGACGCCACGATGATCGGGCGGATGCGCGGCGAGCTGGTCGACGACGTGCCGGACCGGGAGTTGCGCTTCCACCAGGCGAAACCGTCCGGCCGCGTCGACGCGCTGATCGTGTACGACGTCGAGGACTCCGGCGGCGTGACCCGGGTCACCCGGGTCGGGCAGCTGACGACCCACGGGATGTACCGCGCGGTCGAGCCGGTGTTCGTGATGGTGGCCGCCAGGGAGAGCCGCCGCACGATGAAGGCGCTCAAGGCGCACGTGGAGGCTCCGGGCTGA
- a CDS encoding rhamnulokinase, translating to MKGGAGAVAAVDLGATSGRVMHARVGANTLELTEAARFLNTPVRVWEGDRTALHWDLTGLYSSVLEGLGAVARSEPGLRSVGVDAWAVDYGLLRDGRLLGEPYHYRDERTAAGVDLVHARVSPEQLYREGGLQFLPFNSLYQLAVDQESGALETADGFLLVPDLITYWLSGRAVAERTNASTTGLLTARGAWNDALIERLGLRRSLFPALVDAGTEVGSLLPSLELPFAGTGPAVTAVGSHDTASAVVAVPMDPARAAYISCGTWGLVGVELEGRVVSDEGRAANFTNEGGVDGRVRYLHNVMGLWLLSESIREWQRRGLHVSLESLLAEAAELPRPAELFDADDPRFLAPGDLPARIAGWFAERGLRAPASPAGMVRVIVESLAEAFASAVRAAADLSGVPVETVHIVGGGARNALLCQATADRAGVPVLAGPMEATALGNALVQARAVGLLSGDLETLRALVARNYAPVRYEPARVAVR from the coding sequence ATGAAGGGGGGCGCGGGTGCCGTCGCCGCGGTCGACCTCGGCGCGACCAGCGGCCGGGTCATGCACGCCCGGGTCGGCGCGAACACGCTGGAACTGACCGAGGCGGCGCGGTTCCTCAACACGCCCGTGCGGGTGTGGGAGGGCGACCGCACCGCGCTGCACTGGGACCTGACCGGCCTCTACTCCAGCGTGCTGGAGGGACTCGGCGCGGTCGCGCGCTCGGAGCCCGGCCTCCGCAGCGTCGGCGTGGACGCGTGGGCGGTCGACTACGGCCTGCTGCGCGACGGCCGCCTGCTCGGCGAGCCGTACCACTACCGCGACGAGCGGACCGCTGCAGGTGTCGACCTGGTGCACGCGCGCGTGTCGCCCGAGCAGCTCTACCGCGAGGGCGGCCTCCAGTTCCTCCCGTTCAACTCCCTCTACCAGCTCGCGGTCGACCAGGAGTCGGGGGCGCTGGAGACGGCCGACGGCTTCCTGCTCGTCCCCGACCTGATCACCTACTGGCTGAGCGGCCGGGCCGTCGCCGAGCGCACCAACGCCTCCACGACCGGCCTGCTCACGGCCCGCGGAGCGTGGAACGACGCCCTCATCGAGCGGCTGGGCCTGCGCCGCTCGCTGTTCCCGGCCCTCGTGGACGCGGGCACGGAGGTGGGCTCACTGCTGCCCTCGCTGGAGCTGCCGTTCGCCGGCACCGGGCCTGCGGTGACCGCGGTCGGCTCGCACGACACCGCGTCCGCGGTCGTCGCGGTGCCGATGGACCCGGCCCGCGCCGCGTACATCTCCTGCGGAACCTGGGGCCTGGTCGGCGTCGAGCTGGAGGGCCGGGTCGTCAGCGACGAGGGCCGCGCGGCCAACTTCACCAACGAGGGCGGCGTCGACGGCCGCGTCCGCTACCTCCACAACGTCATGGGCCTGTGGCTGCTGAGCGAGTCGATCCGGGAGTGGCAGCGCCGCGGCCTCCACGTGAGCCTGGAGAGTCTGCTCGCCGAGGCGGCGGAGCTGCCGCGCCCGGCGGAGCTGTTCGACGCCGACGACCCGCGCTTCCTGGCGCCGGGCGACCTCCCCGCACGCATCGCCGGCTGGTTCGCCGAGCGCGGCCTGCGTGCGCCGGCGAGCCCGGCCGGGATGGTCCGCGTCATCGTCGAGAGCCTCGCCGAGGCGTTCGCGTCCGCCGTGCGCGCCGCCGCCGACCTGTCCGGCGTGCCGGTCGAGACCGTCCACATCGTCGGCGGGGGAGCGCGCAACGCGCTGCTCTGCCAGGCGACCGCCGACCGCGCGGGCGTCCCCGTCCTGGCAGGCCCGATGGAGGCAACGGCCCTCGGCAACGCGCTGGTCCAGGCCCGCGCGGTCGGGCTGCTCTCCGGCGACCTGGAGACGCTGCGTGCGCTGGTCGCCCGCAATTACGCGCCCGTCCGGTACGAGCCGGCGCGGGTGGCCGTCCGCTGA
- a CDS encoding DNA-methyltransferase, whose amino-acid sequence MSEPAAAASGLWRPDGPSTIVRGDNLEVIAGLPSSAFQLIYLDPPFNTGRSQARQRTTAVRSEAGAGSVIGFKGRSYERIKGDILSYDDRFEDYWGFLEPRLIEAWRLLADTGTLYLHLDYRESHYAKVLLDALFGRESFLNEIVWAYDYGAKAKNRWPAKHDTILVYVKNPADYYFDSSAVDREPYMAPGLVTPEKAELGKLPTDVWWHTIVSPTGREKTGYPTQKPEGVLRRIVQASSREGDWVLDFFAGSGTTGAVAAALGRRFLLVDSSADAVAVMRARFSGQPDVLFAG is encoded by the coding sequence ATGTCAGAGCCCGCCGCCGCCGCGTCCGGGCTGTGGCGACCCGACGGGCCGAGCACGATCGTCCGCGGCGACAACCTGGAGGTCATCGCCGGGCTCCCGTCCTCCGCGTTCCAGCTGATCTACCTCGATCCGCCGTTCAACACCGGCCGCTCGCAGGCGCGCCAGCGCACGACGGCGGTGCGGTCGGAGGCCGGCGCCGGCAGCGTCATCGGCTTCAAGGGCCGCAGCTACGAGCGCATCAAGGGCGACATCCTCAGCTACGACGACCGGTTCGAGGACTACTGGGGCTTCCTGGAGCCGCGGCTGATCGAGGCGTGGCGGCTGCTCGCCGACACCGGCACGCTCTACCTGCACCTGGACTACCGGGAGTCGCACTACGCCAAGGTGCTGCTGGACGCGCTGTTCGGGCGCGAGTCATTCCTCAACGAGATCGTCTGGGCGTACGACTACGGCGCCAAGGCGAAGAACCGCTGGCCGGCCAAGCACGACACGATCCTGGTCTACGTCAAGAACCCGGCCGACTACTACTTCGACTCCTCGGCCGTCGACCGCGAGCCGTACATGGCTCCCGGCCTGGTCACCCCCGAGAAGGCGGAGCTGGGCAAGCTGCCCACCGACGTCTGGTGGCACACCATCGTCTCGCCGACCGGTCGCGAGAAGACCGGCTACCCGACCCAGAAGCCGGAGGGCGTCCTGCGCCGCATCGTGCAGGCGTCGAGCCGCGAGGGCGACTGGGTGCTCGACTTCTTCGCCGGCAGCGGCACCACCGGGGCGGTCGCGGCGGCGCTGGGCCGCCGGTTCCTGCTGGTCGACAGCAGCGCGGACGCGGTCGCCGTGATGCGCGCGCGGTTCAGCGGGCAGCCGGACGTGCTCTTCGCCGGCTGA
- a CDS encoding MarR family winged helix-turn-helix transcriptional regulator: MGRLSTHDLSSALRIAVARLSRRLRAEKEDDELSDTQTSTLAFLVREGSGTIGRLSEHERVTPPSMNRTVNHLEQAGYVVRTADAVDGRKVVVVPTESGLRLVAETRRRRDAWLNQRLRTLTPEQRETLAEAAAIMRGIADS, translated from the coding sequence ATGGGACGCCTCTCCACGCACGACCTCAGCAGCGCACTGCGCATCGCCGTCGCGCGCCTGTCCCGCCGGCTGCGCGCGGAGAAGGAGGACGACGAGCTGAGCGACACCCAGACCTCCACCCTCGCGTTCCTCGTCCGCGAGGGCTCCGGCACGATCGGGAGGCTGAGCGAGCACGAGCGCGTCACCCCGCCCTCCATGAACCGCACGGTCAACCACCTGGAGCAGGCCGGCTACGTCGTGCGCACCGCCGACGCCGTCGACGGGCGCAAGGTGGTCGTCGTCCCGACCGAGTCCGGACTCCGGCTCGTCGCCGAGACGCGCCGACGCCGCGACGCCTGGCTGAACCAGCGCCTCCGCACGCTCACCCCCGAGCAGCGCGAGACCCTGGCCGAGGCCGCCGCGATCATGAGGGGGATCGCCGACTCGTGA
- a CDS encoding GNAT family N-acetyltransferase codes for MTCLHSPAWTRPAAVGAVGRYPDGMTLTVENQPDQSRYALLKDGEVIGVAEYELRGDAIVFVHTEVDPEKRERGMASQLVQTALDDVRDHTELRVIATCPYVRRWLADHPEYLALQRR; via the coding sequence CTGACATGCCTCCATTCTCCCGCATGGACCCGACCTGCGGCGGTCGGCGCGGTCGGGCGGTACCCTGACGGCATGACGCTGACCGTCGAGAACCAGCCCGATCAGTCCCGCTACGCCCTGCTGAAGGACGGCGAAGTCATCGGGGTCGCCGAATACGAGCTCCGCGGCGACGCCATCGTGTTCGTGCACACCGAGGTCGACCCGGAGAAGCGCGAGCGCGGGATGGCCTCCCAGCTCGTCCAGACGGCGCTCGACGACGTGCGCGATCACACCGAGCTGCGGGTGATCGCGACGTGCCCGTACGTGCGCCGCTGGCTGGCGGACCACCCCGAGTACCTGGCGCTGCAGCGCCGCTGA
- a CDS encoding lipoate--protein ligase family protein: protein MHGEYKVPGGKLVVVDLEVVDGLISGFRLAGDFFLEPDTALEAIDAAVDGLPAEADSKTIAAAVKDALPEGASLLGFSPEAVAVAVRRALARATSWRDYDWQIVHAKAVSPLMHLALDEVLTTEVGEGRRGPTLRIWEWDEPAVVIGSFQSVKNEVDPVNAEKYGVQVVRRITGGGAMFMEAGSVVTYSIYAPADLVQGMSFADSYAFLDEWAVIALKSLGIDASYVPLNDITSPKGKIGGAAQKRLGSGAVLHHVTMSYDMDGQKMTEVLRIGREKISDKGITSAAKRVDPLRSQTGLSRSEIIEQMKLTFRSLYGATDGDLTEAEYEEAERLVESKFATEEWLYRVP, encoded by the coding sequence ATGCATGGTGAGTACAAGGTGCCGGGTGGCAAGCTCGTCGTCGTCGACCTGGAGGTCGTGGACGGGCTGATCTCGGGGTTCCGGCTGGCGGGCGACTTCTTCCTCGAGCCCGACACCGCGCTGGAGGCGATCGACGCCGCCGTCGACGGGCTCCCCGCCGAGGCGGACTCCAAGACCATCGCCGCCGCGGTCAAGGACGCGCTCCCCGAGGGCGCGTCGCTGCTCGGCTTCTCGCCGGAGGCAGTCGCAGTCGCCGTGCGCCGCGCGCTCGCCCGGGCGACGAGCTGGCGCGACTACGACTGGCAGATCGTGCACGCCAAGGCCGTCTCGCCGCTCATGCACCTCGCCCTCGACGAGGTGCTGACCACGGAGGTCGGCGAGGGCCGCCGCGGTCCGACCCTCCGGATCTGGGAGTGGGACGAGCCCGCCGTCGTCATCGGCAGCTTCCAGTCGGTCAAGAACGAGGTCGACCCGGTCAACGCCGAGAAGTACGGCGTGCAGGTCGTGCGCCGGATCACCGGCGGCGGCGCCATGTTCATGGAGGCCGGCTCGGTCGTCACCTACTCGATCTACGCCCCCGCGGACCTGGTCCAGGGGATGAGCTTCGCCGACAGCTACGCGTTCCTCGACGAGTGGGCCGTCATCGCGCTCAAGTCGCTCGGCATCGACGCCAGCTACGTCCCGCTCAACGACATCACCAGCCCGAAGGGCAAGATCGGCGGCGCCGCCCAGAAGCGCCTCGGATCCGGCGCCGTGCTCCACCACGTCACCATGAGCTACGACATGGACGGCCAGAAGATGACGGAGGTCCTCCGCATCGGCCGGGAGAAGATCAGCGACAAGGGCATCACCAGCGCCGCCAAGCGCGTCGACCCGCTGCGCAGCCAGACCGGCCTCAGCCGCTCCGAGATCATCGAGCAGATGAAGCTGACCTTCCGAAGCCTGTACGGCGCGACCGACGGCGACCTCACCGAGGCGGAGTACGAGGAGGCCGAGCGCCTGGTGGAGTCCAAGTTCGCGACGGAGGAGTGGCTGTACCGGGTGCCCTGA
- a CDS encoding MFS transporter encodes MFRSLSGVNYRIWAGGAIVSNVGTWMQRTAQDWIVLTQLTHNNAAAVGFVMALQFGPQLLLLPVTGWAADHLDRRRLLMLTQGLMGLLGLGLGILTVTGMVQLWHVYVFALLLGVVAAFDAPARQTFVSELVAGPNLSNAVALNSASFNMARLLGPAVAGLLTAAVGAGWVFLINAATFGAVLLSLMLLRTEKLYRAERAKRSRGGLIDGFRYVRRRPDIIVILVMVFLIGTFGLNFPIFISTMSVSVFHQGAGEYGILSSIMAIGSVIGALLAARRERPRVSLLFAGAAFFGTGCAIAAVMPTYWLFAVALIIIGVSSQTLMTTANGTVQMTTDPLLRGRVMAIYMAIFMGGTPIGAPIVGWVADTFGPRWAMGVGAASGFAAALVGVFYLVRYRGLRVRFSGFRPRVVLSPHEAAREELEETEATATRAS; translated from the coding sequence ATGTTCCGTTCCCTCTCCGGGGTCAACTACCGCATCTGGGCGGGCGGCGCCATCGTGTCCAACGTCGGCACGTGGATGCAGCGCACCGCGCAGGACTGGATCGTCCTCACCCAGCTCACCCACAACAACGCGGCCGCGGTCGGCTTCGTGATGGCGCTGCAGTTCGGACCGCAGCTGCTCCTGCTGCCCGTGACCGGCTGGGCGGCCGACCACCTCGACCGGCGCCGCCTGCTGATGCTGACCCAGGGGCTCATGGGGCTGCTCGGGCTGGGCCTCGGCATCCTCACGGTCACCGGGATGGTGCAGCTCTGGCACGTGTACGTGTTCGCGCTGCTCCTCGGAGTGGTGGCGGCCTTCGACGCGCCCGCCCGGCAGACGTTCGTGTCGGAGCTGGTCGCCGGCCCGAACCTCTCCAACGCGGTCGCGCTCAACTCGGCGTCGTTCAACATGGCGCGCCTCCTCGGCCCGGCGGTCGCCGGCCTGCTGACCGCGGCCGTCGGCGCGGGCTGGGTGTTCCTCATCAACGCGGCGACGTTCGGCGCGGTGCTGCTGTCGCTGATGCTGCTGCGCACGGAGAAGCTGTACCGGGCGGAGCGGGCGAAGCGGTCGCGGGGCGGCCTGATCGACGGGTTCCGCTACGTGCGGCGGCGGCCCGACATCATCGTCATCCTGGTGATGGTGTTCCTGATCGGCACGTTCGGCCTCAACTTCCCGATCTTCATCTCGACCATGTCGGTGAGCGTGTTCCACCAGGGCGCGGGCGAGTACGGCATCCTGTCGTCCATCATGGCGATCGGTTCCGTGATCGGCGCGCTGCTGGCCGCCCGGCGCGAGCGGCCGCGGGTGTCGCTGCTGTTCGCGGGCGCGGCGTTCTTCGGCACGGGCTGCGCGATCGCCGCGGTCATGCCCACCTACTGGCTGTTCGCGGTCGCCCTCATCATCATCGGCGTCTCGTCGCAGACCCTGATGACGACCGCCAACGGGACCGTGCAGATGACGACCGACCCGCTGCTGCGCGGCCGGGTGATGGCCATCTACATGGCGATCTTCATGGGCGGCACCCCGATCGGCGCCCCGATCGTCGGCTGGGTGGCCGACACCTTCGGCCCGCGCTGGGCGATGGGGGTCGGCGCGGCGAGCGGGTTCGCGGCCGCGCTCGTCGGCGTGTTCTACCTCGTGCGCTACCGCGGACTGCGGGTGCGGTTCAGTGGTTTCCGCCCTCGGGTCGTGCTGAGCCCCCACGAGGCGGCCCGCGAGGAGCTCGAGGAGACCGAGGCGACGGCGACGCGGGCGAGCTGA
- a CDS encoding nucleotidyltransferase domain-containing protein → MEHHERAIARYVAEVSADPSVLAVIVSGSVARGAERPDSDVDLYLVVTEERWDAACAARRLMYTSTDGIGYDEGYFDIKLATLSYLSDAAERGDDPVRDSFASARVVFSRVPDLDDRLARVVEVPAAEWEDRVAGFVAQCRLHGGYFLPQAYEHGDPLLLAHAAVHLVTSAARALLAHNAVFFPGPKYLRARGAMLPRVPDGFGALLDAVIATPTPETAGALLEAVEAFVGDALPRDETLSRFVLDNELAWRYRTAPPEYS, encoded by the coding sequence ATGGAGCATCACGAGCGGGCGATCGCACGGTACGTCGCGGAGGTGTCGGCCGATCCGTCGGTGCTGGCCGTGATCGTCAGCGGCTCGGTCGCGCGCGGCGCCGAGCGGCCGGACTCCGACGTCGACCTGTACCTGGTGGTGACCGAGGAGCGCTGGGATGCGGCCTGCGCGGCCCGCCGCCTGATGTACACGAGCACGGACGGCATCGGCTACGACGAGGGCTACTTCGACATCAAGCTGGCGACGCTGTCCTACCTGTCCGACGCGGCCGAGCGCGGCGACGACCCGGTGCGCGACTCGTTCGCCTCCGCCCGCGTGGTGTTCAGCCGGGTGCCCGACCTCGACGACCGCCTGGCACGCGTGGTCGAGGTGCCGGCCGCCGAGTGGGAGGACCGCGTCGCCGGCTTCGTCGCGCAGTGCCGCCTGCACGGCGGCTACTTCCTGCCGCAGGCGTACGAGCACGGCGACCCGCTGCTCCTCGCGCACGCGGCCGTGCACCTGGTGACATCGGCGGCCCGGGCGCTGCTCGCGCACAACGCGGTGTTCTTCCCCGGCCCCAAGTACCTGCGGGCGCGGGGGGCCATGCTGCCGCGCGTGCCGGACGGGTTCGGCGCGCTGCTCGATGCGGTGATCGCGACGCCGACACCGGAGACGGCGGGGGCGCTGCTGGAGGCCGTGGAGGCGTTCGTCGGCGACGCCCTGCCTCGCGACGAGACGCTGTCCCGGTTCGTGCTCGACAACGAGCTCGCCTGGCGCTACCGGACGGCGCCGCCGGAGTACTCGTAG
- a CDS encoding alpha/beta fold hydrolase, translating to MQREFSADDGLRIFFDVYPAERPRAAVQVAHGVGEHAGRYRALAEHLVAEGYTVYADDHRGHGRTGMEQWHGDASKLGRLGPGGLRAALRDLRAFSRLIRDENPDLPLVLVGHSWGSLMGQMTLNHHADDYDAAVLSGTAYRMIGSMNSGDLNKRHAHLGTTGAEWLSRDPAVAQAFIDDPLCTLVPLQKLFGMADAARLLGRPARHLARDLPLLIAVGDDDPLGGPASARKLERSYRTRSGLSDVTTIVYPGARHEIFNETNKEEVYADVTAWLDPRIPART from the coding sequence GTGCAGCGAGAGTTCAGCGCCGACGACGGCCTCCGCATCTTCTTCGACGTCTACCCGGCCGAGCGCCCGCGGGCCGCCGTGCAGGTCGCACACGGCGTGGGGGAGCACGCCGGCCGCTACCGCGCCCTCGCCGAGCACCTCGTCGCCGAGGGCTACACGGTCTACGCCGACGACCACCGCGGCCACGGCCGCACCGGGATGGAGCAGTGGCACGGCGACGCGTCCAAGCTCGGCAGGCTCGGGCCGGGCGGCCTGCGCGCGGCGCTGCGCGACCTGCGCGCCTTCAGCCGGCTGATCCGCGACGAGAACCCCGACCTCCCGCTCGTCCTCGTCGGCCACAGCTGGGGCTCGCTCATGGGCCAGATGACCCTGAACCACCACGCCGACGACTACGACGCCGCGGTGCTCTCCGGCACCGCCTACCGGATGATCGGCTCGATGAACAGCGGCGACCTCAACAAGCGGCACGCGCACCTCGGCACGACCGGCGCCGAGTGGCTCAGCCGCGACCCCGCGGTCGCGCAGGCGTTCATCGACGACCCGCTGTGCACCCTGGTCCCGCTGCAGAAGCTTTTCGGAATGGCGGACGCCGCCCGGCTGCTCGGCCGCCCGGCCCGGCACCTGGCCCGCGACCTCCCGCTGCTCATCGCGGTCGGCGACGACGACCCGCTGGGCGGCCCGGCCTCCGCCCGCAAGCTGGAGCGCTCCTACCGCACCCGCTCCGGCCTGTCCGACGTGACGACGATCGTCTACCCCGGCGCCCGCCACGAGATCTTCAACGAGACCAACAAGGAGGAGGTCTACGCCGACGTCACCGCCTGGCTCGACCCCCGCATCCCCGCCCGCACCTGA
- a CDS encoding LacI family DNA-binding transcriptional regulator, whose protein sequence is MTTEQVDGRSVPTLEAVAARAGVSRATVSRVVNGSTKVTPEVVAAVTRAISDLNYVPNRAARSLASRRTQVIALVVPESTAKVFADPFFASIVQGVALSLADTEYTLNMVISSETNPDKTRRYLMGGNVDGALVVSHHSGDHSYAQLGSTLPIVFGGRPVSEAQHESYFVDVDNVAGSAGAAEHLIERGRRNIALITGPQDMPAGLDRYTGWRRALEAHGLDHTLVEYGDFSPSSGLEAMRRLLAAGRPIDGLFAANDQMAAGAYSAIHEAGLSIPGDIAVVGFDDDNFGLTATPPLTTVHQPSIGLGQAMARVLVRRLAGEPVDRVTLLPTELVVRQSS, encoded by the coding sequence ATGACGACGGAGCAGGTGGACGGCCGCAGCGTGCCGACCCTGGAGGCCGTGGCCGCGCGCGCGGGCGTCTCCCGGGCGACCGTTTCGCGCGTCGTGAACGGCTCCACCAAGGTCACGCCGGAGGTGGTGGCCGCGGTCACGCGCGCGATCTCCGACCTCAACTACGTGCCGAACCGCGCCGCCCGCTCGCTGGCCTCCCGGCGCACGCAGGTGATCGCACTGGTGGTGCCGGAGTCGACGGCCAAGGTCTTCGCCGACCCGTTCTTCGCGTCCATCGTGCAGGGCGTCGCGCTGAGCCTCGCCGACACCGAGTACACACTCAACATGGTCATCTCGTCGGAGACCAACCCCGACAAGACCCGCCGCTACCTGATGGGCGGCAACGTGGACGGCGCGCTGGTGGTCTCCCACCACTCCGGCGACCACTCCTACGCGCAGCTCGGCTCCACGCTGCCGATCGTGTTCGGCGGCCGGCCGGTGAGCGAGGCGCAGCACGAGTCGTACTTCGTCGACGTGGACAACGTCGCGGGCTCGGCCGGGGCGGCGGAGCACCTGATCGAGCGCGGCCGCAGGAACATCGCGCTCATCACCGGGCCGCAGGACATGCCGGCCGGTCTCGACCGCTACACCGGCTGGCGCCGGGCGCTCGAGGCGCACGGGCTGGACCACACGCTGGTCGAGTACGGCGACTTCTCGCCCTCCTCCGGCCTGGAGGCCATGCGTCGCCTGCTCGCCGCCGGCCGCCCGATCGACGGCCTGTTCGCGGCGAACGACCAGATGGCGGCGGGCGCGTACTCGGCCATCCACGAGGCCGGCCTCAGCATCCCGGGCGACATCGCGGTGGTCGGCTTCGACGACGACAACTTCGGGCTCACCGCGACGCCGCCGCTCACCACCGTGCACCAGCCGTCCATCGGCCTGGGTCAGGCAATGGCCCGCGTCCTCGTCCGCCGCCTCGCTGGCGAGCCGGTCGACCGCGTCACCCTCCTCCCCACCGAGCTCGTCGTCCGCCAGAGCTCCTAG
- a CDS encoding phosphatase PAP2 family protein gives MRPAPLRLLPFVWGALGTTIVFTGVYLFFVRTYMGQVLDERSFAGADVWKGDLIDFAHAFLNALPAAAVVIGAIIAVVIVLVRRNWLVFIIAVIAAVAANVSTQVLKYSVLSRPSKGVDAGLANSLPSGHTAVAASAALVVFLVASPRYRPLAAVVGSVFTIAAGASTLVEQWHRPSDVIAGMLVVAFWGCIAGIVVAGLRLSPADPPVRSKLWALVWIAAACGVWAAIALIVTYTSTQNGTEHLFIAYAGGVSAIAATSFLLAAIGNRLYRALA, from the coding sequence ATGCGACCCGCCCCCCTCCGACTCCTGCCGTTCGTCTGGGGTGCTCTGGGGACCACGATCGTGTTCACCGGGGTGTACCTGTTCTTCGTGCGCACCTACATGGGTCAGGTGCTCGACGAGCGCTCGTTCGCCGGCGCCGACGTCTGGAAGGGCGACCTGATCGACTTCGCGCACGCGTTCCTCAACGCGCTGCCCGCCGCGGCGGTGGTGATCGGCGCGATCATCGCGGTGGTCATCGTGCTGGTGCGACGCAACTGGCTGGTGTTCATCATCGCGGTCATCGCCGCGGTCGCGGCGAACGTGAGCACCCAGGTGCTCAAGTACTCCGTGCTGTCGCGGCCGTCGAAGGGGGTGGACGCGGGGCTCGCGAACTCGCTGCCGTCCGGGCACACGGCCGTCGCCGCTTCGGCCGCGCTGGTCGTCTTCCTGGTCGCCTCGCCGCGGTACCGGCCGCTCGCCGCGGTCGTCGGCTCCGTGTTCACGATCGCCGCGGGCGCCTCCACGCTGGTGGAGCAGTGGCACCGCCCGAGCGATGTGATCGCCGGGATGCTGGTCGTCGCGTTCTGGGGCTGCATCGCCGGGATCGTCGTGGCGGGGCTGCGGCTGAGCCCGGCAGACCCCCCGGTGCGGTCGAAGCTGTGGGCGCTGGTCTGGATCGCGGCGGCGTGCGGTGTCTGGGCGGCCATCGCGCTCATCGTCACCTACACCTCGACGCAGAACGGCACGGAGCACCTGTTCATCGCGTACGCCGGCGGCGTCTCCGCGATCGCCGCGACCAGCTTCCTCCTCGCCGCCATCGGCAACCGCCTCTACCGAGCCCTCGCCTGA